The following proteins are encoded in a genomic region of Zea mays cultivar B73 chromosome 9, Zm-B73-REFERENCE-NAM-5.0, whole genome shotgun sequence:
- the LOC100281649 gene encoding uncharacterized protein LOC100281649 produces the protein MAASTVASLSVPVTTTTFAAAGGGDVLIVVPRRAGAKRVVWFPAAARRGGGRLVAVRSSGPATPPEISDKVSESIKQAEETCADDQKGDAECAAAWDEVEELSATASHARDSLKETNANDPLEKYCKDNPDSEECRIYDN, from the coding sequence ATGGCGGCGTCGACGGTGGCGAGCCTCTCTGTCCCGGTGACGACGACGACCTTcgcggcggcgggcggcggcgACGTGCTGATCGTCGTCCCGAGGAGGGCGGGCGCCAAGCGCGTCGTCTGGTTCCCCGCGGCGGCGCgccgcggcggcgggcggttggtCGCCGTGCGGTCCAGCGGGCCGGCCACGCCGCCGGAGATCTCCGACAAGGTGTCGGAGAGCATCAAGCAGGCGGAGGAGACGTGCGCGGACGACCAGAAGGGCGACGCCGAGTGCGCGGCGGCGTGGGACGAGGTGGAGGAGCTCAGCGCCACGGCCAGCCACGCCCGCGACAGCCTCAAGGAGACCAACGCCAACGACCCGCTCGAGAAGTACTGCAAGGACAACCCGGACTCCGAGGAGTGCCGCATCTACGACAACTAG